One region of Jatrophihabitans sp. genomic DNA includes:
- a CDS encoding proline racemase family protein: MHLPTGAVSVTDYHTAGEPFRIVTAGQPEIPGSTVLDRRQFAQSSPEVEAVRALLVNEPRGHADMYGGFLVPPDDEGAHFGVLFWHKDGFSTACGHGAIALGAWAVNTGRVPAAPDGDTDVVLDVPSGRVTARVSCAGGRVRQVTFGNVASYVLARKVPVSTSYGPVLADVSYGGAIYASVEAASVGLSVTAAHHSELIAVGREVKWALNDTEWARHPSDRRLDGVYGTILYEDLGQGADGPHQRNVTVFADGEVDRSPCGSGTSARIAVLADDGRLGVGHTLRHDSIIDTTFQARVVAEVCVEGRVGLITEIEGMAYLTGTATFSLDPEDPLGTGFLLR, from the coding sequence ATGCACCTGCCGACGGGCGCGGTGAGCGTGACCGATTACCACACTGCCGGTGAGCCGTTTCGCATTGTCACAGCAGGCCAACCCGAGATTCCCGGCTCGACGGTCCTTGACCGCAGGCAGTTCGCGCAGTCCTCGCCCGAGGTCGAGGCTGTCCGTGCGCTGCTGGTGAACGAGCCGCGCGGTCACGCCGACATGTATGGCGGGTTTCTCGTGCCTCCTGACGATGAGGGCGCCCACTTCGGCGTGCTGTTCTGGCACAAGGACGGCTTCTCCACAGCCTGCGGTCATGGCGCCATCGCCCTGGGCGCCTGGGCCGTCAACACCGGCCGGGTGCCCGCGGCGCCCGACGGCGACACCGACGTCGTCCTCGACGTTCCCTCCGGTCGCGTCACCGCGCGCGTGAGCTGCGCCGGCGGACGGGTTCGGCAGGTGACGTTCGGCAACGTCGCCTCCTACGTCCTCGCCAGGAAGGTGCCGGTGAGCACCTCCTACGGCCCGGTGCTGGCCGACGTCAGCTACGGCGGCGCCATCTACGCCTCAGTCGAGGCGGCCTCGGTGGGGCTGTCGGTGACCGCGGCGCATCACTCGGAGCTGATCGCGGTCGGCCGCGAGGTCAAATGGGCGCTCAATGACACGGAGTGGGCCAGGCACCCGAGCGACCGGCGGCTCGACGGTGTCTACGGCACGATCCTCTATGAGGACCTCGGACAGGGCGCAGATGGCCCGCACCAGCGCAATGTCACCGTCTTCGCCGACGGCGAGGTCGACCGATCACCGTGCGGCTCAGGCACGTCGGCACGGATCGCCGTCCTCGCCGATGACGGGCGGCTGGGCGTCGGACACACTCTCAGACACGACTCGATCATCGACACCACCTTCCAGGCCCGGGTGGTGGCCGAGGTCTGCGTCGAGGGCCGTGTGGGCCTCATCACCGAGATCGAGGGCATGGCCTACCTGACCGGCACAGCGACGTTCAGCCTTGATCCTGAGGATCCCCTCGGAACCGGATTCCTGTTGCGCTGA
- a CDS encoding M36 family metallopeptidase — protein sequence MLGQRTTRRTRIVVAGCALAALTAQLSPAYAGSARPQAGPGSTGTASVFMVNPVQSSGNQNLVDDNDSATAVPASEYATVQLRNLDGSGYLTGKYVSVQSSTGTPAYSATNTFVFNRHEDQFEQVMAYFWVNQAQEYLQSLGFGTTLRPVNAEQQQVKINQYGGDNSYQTDKPFRIRMGKGGVDDAEDAEVIVHEYGHAVHAAQVPGYGTSLQVGAIGEAWGDYLSITVGLDAARQYGWPVRADLACAMDWDSVSYTSTAPHCLRRVDTNLTMADSTGQVHHDGMIWSRALWDMRNSYISLGLGSRRADTTIVDAQFDFAPDTSFSAAAKATYDKALARDGAAAAKAVRTAFANRGITF from the coding sequence ATGCTCGGACAACGCACCACCCGCAGAACCCGCATAGTCGTGGCCGGCTGCGCCTTGGCCGCCCTCACGGCGCAGCTGAGCCCCGCCTACGCCGGCAGCGCCCGGCCGCAGGCCGGCCCCGGCTCGACCGGAACCGCCAGCGTCTTCATGGTCAACCCCGTGCAGTCCAGCGGCAACCAGAACCTGGTCGATGACAACGACTCGGCTACCGCGGTGCCGGCGAGTGAGTACGCGACGGTGCAGCTGCGCAACCTCGACGGCTCGGGCTACCTCACCGGCAAGTATGTGAGCGTGCAGTCCAGCACCGGCACGCCGGCCTACTCCGCGACCAACACCTTCGTCTTCAACCGGCACGAGGACCAGTTCGAGCAGGTGATGGCCTACTTCTGGGTCAACCAGGCTCAGGAGTACCTGCAGTCCCTCGGATTCGGCACGACCCTGCGACCGGTCAACGCAGAGCAGCAGCAGGTGAAGATCAACCAGTACGGCGGCGACAACTCCTACCAGACCGACAAGCCGTTCCGGATCCGGATGGGCAAGGGCGGGGTGGACGACGCCGAGGACGCCGAGGTGATCGTGCACGAGTACGGCCACGCCGTGCACGCCGCCCAGGTGCCTGGCTACGGCACCAGCCTGCAGGTCGGCGCCATCGGCGAGGCGTGGGGCGACTACCTCAGCATCACCGTCGGCCTGGACGCCGCCCGGCAGTACGGCTGGCCGGTCAGGGCAGATCTGGCGTGCGCGATGGACTGGGACTCGGTCTCCTACACCAGCACGGCGCCGCACTGCCTGCGCCGGGTGGACACCAACCTGACCATGGCCGACAGCACCGGTCAGGTCCACCACGACGGCATGATCTGGAGCCGGGCGCTGTGGGACATGCGCAACAGCTACATCTCCCTCGGTCTGGGCAGCCGGCGTGCCGACACCACGATCGTGGACGCCCAGTTCGACTTCGCACCCGACACCTCGTTCAGCGCGGCTGCCAAGGCGACCTATGACAAGGCGCTGGCTCGTGACGGCGCCGCTGCCGCCAAGGCCGTCCGGACCGCTTTCGCCAACCGGGGCATCACCTTCTGA
- a CDS encoding ornithine cyclodeaminase family protein, with protein MAAELPYLDADALMSLVSWTEAITALEAALARGAHLTGGPARFGTAEAHGQLLMMPARSADLVGVKLTSVAPGNPALGLPRIQAVYLLFDAATLTPRTLVDGTALTTLRTPAQSALAVRALARKDASTLLVFGSGPQAWGHAHAIGAVRPIQTVRIAGRDQARQAALIDRLRAEGVPAMAGAGADVATADIVVCATTARSPVFDGRLLRKQACVVAVGSHEPAARELDDVVFQRAGRVVVEERSTALREAGDVIQAIASGALNADQLLDLAEVTGAAGNGTVAAAGGISVFKGVGMGWQDLAVAEAADVKRRRGLSDRGLNCR; from the coding sequence GTGGCCGCAGAACTGCCCTATCTCGACGCCGACGCCCTCATGTCGCTGGTGTCCTGGACCGAGGCGATCACGGCGTTGGAGGCGGCGCTTGCCCGAGGCGCCCACCTGACCGGCGGCCCGGCCAGGTTCGGGACCGCCGAGGCTCACGGCCAGCTGCTGATGATGCCGGCGCGCAGCGCCGACCTGGTGGGCGTGAAGCTGACGAGCGTGGCGCCCGGCAACCCCGCCCTGGGGCTGCCGCGGATCCAGGCGGTCTACCTTTTGTTCGACGCGGCCACACTGACCCCGCGCACCCTTGTCGACGGAACGGCGCTGACCACGCTGCGCACGCCGGCGCAGTCCGCGCTGGCCGTGCGCGCGCTGGCCCGCAAGGACGCGAGCACGCTGCTGGTGTTCGGGTCCGGTCCGCAGGCATGGGGGCATGCGCACGCCATCGGCGCGGTGCGTCCAATCCAGACGGTCCGAATCGCCGGACGAGATCAGGCTCGCCAGGCGGCGCTGATCGACCGGCTCCGCGCAGAGGGCGTGCCTGCCATGGCCGGCGCCGGCGCAGACGTCGCCACCGCCGACATCGTGGTGTGCGCCACCACCGCTCGCAGCCCCGTCTTCGACGGCCGGCTGCTACGGAAACAAGCCTGCGTCGTCGCGGTCGGCTCCCACGAGCCCGCCGCCAGGGAGCTCGACGACGTGGTCTTCCAGCGGGCCGGCCGCGTCGTGGTGGAAGAACGCTCGACGGCCCTGCGCGAGGCCGGTGACGTCATTCAAGCGATCGCGTCAGGGGCGCTGAACGCCGATCAGCTCCTCGACCTCGCCGAGGTCACCGGCGCCGCCGGAAACGGCACGGTAGCGGCTGCAGGCGGGATCAGCGTCTTCAAAGGCGTCGGAATGGGCTGGCAGGATCTGGCCGTAGCCGAGGCCGCCGACGTCAAGCGCCGACGCGGCCTCAGCGATCGCGGCCTCAACTGCCGGTAG
- a CDS encoding alkaline phosphatase D family protein — protein sequence MLGPALRHVGQDDATIWVETDRSCVVEILGQRESTWCVAGHHYALVVLSGLPAGQSITYDVQLDGETVWPLPEDPRPRPRIRTIDADAPVRIAFGSCRYARSATVADDDHFDPDALMMLARQLADQDEADWPHAVLMLGDQVYADETTEATQQRIRQRRDITTGSREQVADFEEYTWLYDESWNDPDVRWLMSVLPSSMIFDDHDVCDDWNTSRAWRDQMQTTDWWAERIIGALSSYWVYQHLGNLSPDDLAADALYQKVRGYGADAEPLLRSFAEHADAEADGAKGTRWSYRRDFGPVRLLMIDSRCGRILDGQRSMVSDSELAWISEQANGDYNHLLVGTSLPWLLARALHDIESWNEALADGARGARIARWSESLRQAADLEHWAAFHSSFEKLADLIREVAQGKRGDRAPATVCVLSGDVHHAYVARAVYDEPVHAQVYQLTCSPLHNYVPTAMKVAFRLAWSSLAERTTRSLLSVVTRVPRTQLRWTREAGPYFGNELMTFTAAGRIAMVELAQSRAGETDSQLHVVQRVALSSG from the coding sequence GTGCTGGGTCCCGCTCTACGCCACGTCGGACAGGACGACGCCACCATCTGGGTCGAGACCGACCGGTCCTGTGTTGTGGAGATCCTCGGCCAGCGCGAGTCCACCTGGTGCGTGGCCGGGCATCACTACGCGCTGGTGGTGCTGAGCGGGTTGCCCGCCGGGCAGAGCATCACCTATGACGTTCAACTCGACGGTGAGACCGTCTGGCCGCTGCCGGAAGACCCCCGGCCGCGCCCGCGGATCCGCACCATCGACGCCGACGCGCCGGTTCGGATCGCGTTCGGCTCGTGCCGCTACGCCCGCTCGGCCACCGTCGCAGACGATGACCACTTCGACCCCGACGCCCTGATGATGCTGGCCAGGCAGCTGGCCGACCAGGACGAGGCGGACTGGCCCCACGCGGTGCTGATGCTCGGCGATCAGGTCTACGCCGACGAGACCACCGAGGCGACCCAGCAGAGAATCCGCCAGCGGCGTGACATCACGACCGGTTCCCGTGAGCAGGTGGCCGACTTCGAGGAGTACACCTGGCTCTACGACGAGTCGTGGAACGACCCCGACGTGCGATGGCTGATGTCGGTCCTGCCCAGCTCGATGATCTTCGACGACCACGACGTCTGCGACGACTGGAACACCTCGCGGGCCTGGCGAGACCAGATGCAGACCACCGACTGGTGGGCCGAGCGGATCATCGGCGCGCTGTCTTCGTACTGGGTCTACCAGCACCTGGGCAACCTGTCCCCCGACGACCTGGCCGCCGACGCCCTCTACCAGAAGGTCCGCGGCTACGGCGCTGACGCCGAGCCGCTGCTGAGGTCCTTCGCCGAGCACGCCGACGCCGAAGCCGACGGCGCCAAAGGCACCCGCTGGTCCTATCGGCGCGACTTCGGACCGGTCCGCCTGCTGATGATCGACTCACGGTGCGGCCGGATCCTCGATGGCCAGCGCAGCATGGTCTCAGACAGCGAGCTGGCGTGGATCAGCGAGCAGGCCAACGGGGACTACAACCACCTGCTCGTCGGCACCTCGCTGCCCTGGCTGCTGGCGCGGGCGCTGCACGACATCGAATCGTGGAACGAGGCCCTGGCCGACGGCGCTCGGGGCGCCCGGATCGCCCGATGGTCGGAGTCGCTGCGCCAGGCGGCTGATCTGGAGCATTGGGCAGCGTTCCACAGCTCTTTCGAGAAACTCGCCGACCTCATCCGCGAGGTCGCCCAGGGCAAGCGAGGTGATCGCGCCCCGGCAACGGTGTGCGTGCTGTCCGGCGACGTCCACCATGCCTACGTGGCACGGGCGGTCTATGACGAGCCGGTGCACGCGCAGGTCTACCAGCTGACCTGCTCACCTCTGCACAACTACGTGCCGACCGCGATGAAGGTGGCATTCCGGCTGGCCTGGAGTTCTCTGGCCGAACGAACCACCCGTTCGCTGCTCAGCGTCGTCACACGGGTCCCCCGCACCCAGCTGCGCTGGACCCGTGAAGCGGGGCCGTATTTCGGCAACGAGCTGATGACGTTCACCGCGGCCGGCCGGATCGCGATGGTCGAGCTGGCGCAGAGCCGCGCGGGCGAGACCGACTCGCAGCTGCACGTGGTTCAGCGGGTCGCGCTGTCCAGCGGCTGA
- the merB gene encoding organomercurial lyase: MTDSAIGFGSVLPDGIDAVARGGIAASQRKLPPAVREVHRQLLRDFLRTGRAPAVARLRSLALANGLDLEQVIDELAHADLVHLDPAGEKILIAYPLSAGASAHQVVLDGGPTLTAMCAVDALGIPAMARSGARVLSRDPMTTEPIQITATEGEWVWEPATAVVLLAAAQCSGPIAYACQHTEFHASRELAERHLAAHPEHIGRVLSQAEAVEMAGTEFGALLADIAETDIAETDTAETKTAETDDAQAV, translated from the coding sequence ATGACCGACTCGGCGATCGGATTCGGCTCAGTCCTGCCCGATGGCATTGACGCCGTCGCGCGCGGAGGAATCGCGGCCAGCCAGCGAAAGCTGCCGCCCGCGGTGCGCGAGGTCCACCGGCAGCTGCTACGCGACTTCCTGCGCACCGGCCGGGCGCCGGCGGTGGCCCGGCTGCGCAGCCTGGCACTGGCCAACGGGCTCGATCTGGAGCAGGTGATCGACGAGCTCGCCCACGCCGACCTCGTCCACCTCGACCCGGCGGGCGAGAAGATCCTCATCGCCTATCCGCTCTCGGCGGGGGCCTCCGCTCATCAGGTCGTGCTGGATGGCGGTCCGACTCTCACCGCCATGTGCGCAGTCGACGCGCTCGGCATCCCTGCCATGGCCCGCAGCGGCGCCCGTGTCCTGTCACGGGATCCGATGACCACAGAGCCGATCCAGATCACGGCCACAGAGGGGGAATGGGTCTGGGAGCCCGCCACCGCCGTCGTCCTGCTCGCCGCCGCGCAGTGCAGCGGGCCGATCGCCTACGCCTGCCAGCACACGGAGTTCCACGCCAGCCGGGAGCTGGCCGAACGCCACCTGGCCGCGCATCCCGAGCACATCGGCAGGGTGCTGAGCCAAGCCGAGGCCGTGGAGATGGCCGGCACGGAGTTCGGAGCTCTGCTGGCCGACATCGCCGAGACCGACATCGCCGAGACCGACACCGCCGAGACCAAGACCGCCGAGACCGATGACGCCCAGGCCGTCTGA
- a CDS encoding APC family permease: MTAVLVATGGSLMVVVSLGAMAGELGNVSIWVWVATAAIGGLQCLLIAELASRFPDRAGGTAQFAYRALPQGSPTLGALSAWCYWFAWTPGIAVNLILAATFLEDLFLPGVPPVALALAIGAGLYFITAMGLKLSTVINATLALVAVGVVALIVLGPLFKPQVFDFSQVLPSVRPEGSDGGLGSQLALIAKWAFVATWSAYAAEMASTVCAEIRRPEQKMKRVMSVSAVICFISFSAIPVALFGLVGVEGIQGDPFDVFANAGDLLLGSTGRIFVELGLAAVLILGAETFIIGSSRTVYQMAQDGHLPTFFAKINKRGAPVGSIAWDAVVIGIMLVVFGTSVVDVVAAANFGYLIVFVLMPIAYLVLRRSPAGRPGSFRWGKFSVVLAVLLSAVNLVILVVGGIQWGWSVVSVGVTVSLLILPISWATRRHRARTAAASPEPSDAVPVLSSATETAP; this comes from the coding sequence ATGACCGCCGTGCTGGTGGCCACCGGTGGCTCACTCATGGTCGTCGTCTCGCTCGGAGCGATGGCAGGCGAACTGGGTAACGTGTCCATCTGGGTGTGGGTGGCCACAGCTGCCATCGGCGGGCTTCAGTGCCTGCTGATCGCTGAGCTCGCCAGCCGCTTTCCCGATCGAGCCGGCGGCACGGCGCAATTCGCCTACCGCGCCCTCCCACAGGGCTCGCCGACGCTCGGTGCCCTGTCGGCGTGGTGCTACTGGTTCGCTTGGACTCCGGGAATCGCCGTCAACCTCATCTTGGCGGCCACCTTCCTCGAGGACCTGTTCTTGCCCGGCGTTCCCCCGGTGGCGCTGGCGTTGGCCATCGGCGCGGGGCTGTACTTCATCACCGCCATGGGATTGAAGCTGTCCACCGTGATCAACGCGACCCTGGCCCTCGTGGCCGTCGGCGTGGTCGCGTTGATCGTGCTCGGGCCGCTGTTCAAACCCCAGGTCTTCGACTTCTCCCAGGTACTGCCCAGCGTGCGGCCCGAAGGATCTGACGGCGGCCTCGGCAGCCAGCTGGCGCTGATCGCCAAATGGGCTTTCGTCGCCACCTGGTCCGCCTACGCCGCGGAGATGGCCTCGACCGTGTGCGCGGAGATCCGGCGGCCGGAACAGAAGATGAAGCGGGTGATGTCGGTGTCGGCGGTCATTTGCTTCATCTCCTTCTCGGCGATTCCGGTCGCGCTGTTCGGACTCGTCGGCGTCGAGGGCATCCAGGGCGATCCCTTCGATGTCTTCGCCAACGCAGGCGACCTGCTGCTGGGCTCGACCGGGAGGATCTTCGTCGAACTCGGCCTGGCCGCCGTCCTCATCCTCGGCGCGGAGACCTTCATCATCGGATCGTCTCGCACCGTCTACCAGATGGCCCAGGACGGACACCTGCCGACGTTCTTCGCCAAGATCAACAAGCGCGGCGCCCCGGTCGGGTCGATCGCCTGGGACGCGGTCGTCATCGGGATCATGCTGGTGGTGTTCGGAACGAGCGTCGTCGACGTCGTCGCCGCCGCGAACTTCGGTTACCTCATCGTCTTCGTGCTGATGCCGATCGCCTACCTCGTGCTGCGCCGTAGCCCGGCTGGCCGACCCGGCAGCTTCCGGTGGGGCAAGTTCAGTGTCGTGCTGGCGGTGCTGCTGTCCGCGGTCAACCTGGTCATCCTGGTCGTCGGCGGCATTCAGTGGGGATGGTCGGTGGTGAGCGTCGGCGTCACAGTCAGCCTGCTGATCCTGCCGATCTCGTGGGCCACCCGACGGCACCGGGCTCGCACGGCGGCGGCGTCGCCCGAACCCTCCGACGCCGTGCCGGTGCTGTCCTCGGCCACCGAGACCGCGCCATGA
- a CDS encoding MerR family transcriptional regulator: MSDRLLPIGEISSLSEIAPSALRYYERCELIKAGVKIGGRRHYPASVLHRLSAIKVCQKIGFSLTEIAELLNGNLAGDGAWRRAALTRRCEVQREINQLEGLIELIDYALDCDCRALCDCPQVGPGGHLASGAPEDEQSDSARGFDRRQSRA; the protein is encoded by the coding sequence GTGAGTGACCGGTTGTTGCCCATTGGCGAGATCTCGAGCCTGTCAGAGATCGCTCCCTCGGCGCTGCGCTACTACGAGCGATGCGAGCTGATCAAGGCCGGGGTGAAGATCGGCGGGCGGCGGCACTACCCGGCCTCGGTGCTGCATCGCCTGTCGGCGATCAAGGTGTGCCAGAAGATCGGTTTCAGCCTCACCGAGATAGCTGAGCTGCTGAACGGCAACCTGGCGGGCGACGGCGCCTGGCGGCGTGCGGCCTTGACCCGGCGCTGCGAGGTCCAGCGTGAGATCAACCAGCTGGAGGGGCTCATCGAGCTCATCGACTACGCCCTGGACTGCGACTGCCGGGCGCTGTGCGACTGCCCCCAAGTGGGACCAGGCGGACATCTGGCATCGGGCGCGCCCGAGGACGAGCAATCCGACTCCGCCCGCGGTTTTGACCGGCGGCAATCCCGGGCCTGA
- a CDS encoding class I SAM-dependent methyltransferase: MANVLKKAYNATWGKYVFAGLYDAFLARVEKHGLSEKRAEMLAPAYGRTIELGTGTGLNLPHYPDSVTELILTEPYPPMVAKLEEKVRDYPKRVQLTVAGAERLPFPDASFDTVAAAMILCTVSDPKVVLKEIERVLKPGGQYLFLEHVRNPDPKIARQQDLVQHGWYWLGNECHCNRPTLDTLAGSSLEIVDLKEDKMPGAWKFIEAMAIGRAVRRADGAGAQDLGLASVGVKSSAMSGSSSNGSAHCDDC; this comes from the coding sequence ATGGCGAATGTTCTCAAAAAGGCTTATAACGCAACTTGGGGCAAGTACGTCTTTGCCGGCTTATACGACGCGTTCTTGGCCCGAGTGGAGAAGCACGGCCTGTCAGAGAAGCGGGCCGAGATGCTGGCCCCCGCGTACGGGCGCACGATCGAGCTCGGCACCGGCACCGGCCTGAACCTGCCCCACTACCCGGACTCGGTCACCGAACTGATCCTGACCGAGCCCTACCCGCCCATGGTCGCCAAGCTCGAGGAGAAGGTCCGCGACTACCCCAAGCGCGTTCAGCTGACGGTGGCCGGCGCGGAGCGGCTGCCCTTCCCCGACGCCAGCTTCGACACCGTCGCCGCGGCCATGATCCTGTGCACGGTGAGCGATCCCAAGGTGGTTCTGAAGGAGATCGAGCGGGTGCTCAAGCCGGGCGGGCAGTACCTGTTCCTCGAGCACGTGCGCAACCCCGACCCCAAGATCGCGCGCCAGCAGGACCTGGTGCAGCACGGCTGGTACTGGTTGGGCAACGAGTGCCACTGCAACCGGCCCACCCTGGACACCCTGGCCGGGTCCTCGCTGGAGATCGTGGACCTCAAAGAGGACAAGATGCCCGGCGCGTGGAAGTTCATCGAGGCGATGGCCATCGGCCGCGCCGTGCGGCGCGCGGACGGCGCCGGCGCCCAGGACCTCGGGCTCGCCTCGGTCGGCGTGAAGAGCTCGGCGATGTCAGGCAGCAGCAGCAACGGCTCGGCGCACTGCGACGACTGCTAA